A single window of Shewanella sp. Choline-02u-19 DNA harbors:
- a CDS encoding glutathione S-transferase, whose translation MNKIMALPVLYSLRNCPYAMRARLAIYASGQQVQLRDLVLSNKPAEMLEVSPKGTVPVLVTSNGQVIEESLEVMLWAFEQSDPDDFLDKANQNVLDEMLGIIAIFDNEFKGHLEHYRAAKRYHEPTLPEHREACESYLVQLEQRLCQQEYLMSDKPTIVDLALVPFIRQFARVERQWYLQSPYPKLRQWLNTYLQSRMFSKVMTKYPMWLDSKEVVVFGEH comes from the coding sequence ATGAACAAAATCATGGCATTACCCGTACTGTATTCCTTGAGAAATTGCCCCTACGCGATGCGCGCTAGATTGGCCATTTATGCATCCGGCCAGCAAGTACAACTGCGCGACTTAGTGCTAAGCAACAAACCCGCAGAGATGCTAGAGGTATCCCCAAAAGGTACGGTACCGGTTTTGGTGACCTCGAATGGTCAAGTGATTGAAGAGAGCTTAGAGGTGATGCTATGGGCATTTGAGCAAAGTGATCCCGATGATTTTTTAGACAAAGCAAACCAGAACGTACTTGATGAGATGCTTGGGATTATCGCGATATTTGATAATGAATTTAAAGGCCATTTAGAGCATTACCGCGCCGCTAAACGCTATCATGAACCGACATTGCCAGAGCATAGGGAAGCGTGTGAAAGCTACCTTGTTCAGCTTGAGCAAAGGCTCTGTCAGCAAGAGTATCTAATGTCAGATAAGCCTACTATTGTAGACTTAGCTCTAGTGCCCTTTATTCGACAGTTTGCCCGAGTTGAACGCCAATGGTATTTACAATCACCTTATCCAAAGCTCAGGCAGTGGCTCAATACTTATTTACAGAGTCGAATGTTCAGTAAAGTCATGACCAAATATCCAATGTGGTTAGACTCAAAAGAGGTCGTTGTTTTTGGTGAACATTAG
- a CDS encoding peptidase U32 family protein yields MDPKIELLAPGGDINAIKAAIIAGADAVYCGLDTFNARNRAANISFEELVGIIRLAHQYQCEIFLTLNIVILENEFKTLAKLLSKLANTTLDGVIVQDIGMFQLIKQHFPTLDVHASTQLTTHNRGQLPFLKKLGASRVNLSRELNLREITELTATGREHDITTEVFVHGSLCIAFSGLCYSTSASVGNSGNRGRCSQACREEYETTETGHNFPLNIKDNSAFFDLPALIEAGVHSFKVEGRIKGASYVHTVIDSFRKQIDGYLKTGELLEDGERLYKVFNRDLTNSFLKGDLNQSMFIDNPRDNSKNHLKDKLTQNGSQSISVVQIHDAEQALQVEKSQIQASVDDKIKHLTIDKLPLTLAFSGQLDTPLSIKVTSLDFVVGKTELEPRSFVLHSRSLLTKSDDACIDLGAIEKRFKSLNNAEFALKPIVIDDLATGLSIPFKELTTLKKQLLLTLNHGTPVLPAVELPKLTKHPKPLKRDGSESLRAELSILICDEADVALADNTDADIYFKLPDAYKRGCTQYVSFLQQNPRLIPWFPSVLIGKDYDVALNILEQVKPELIVTNNTGIAHRAFELGIKWIAGPFLNTTNSYALLAMQEQFDCHGAFISNEINQQQIKHIARPKNFKMFYSIYHPILLMASRQCFFQQSVGCEKPRIDNGCMLSCDKSTSITNLKGDEFAIDKQKAGYPSIYNQDQFLNTEIIDDLANLFDGFMIDLTNIGAGDKPSPDKALLIKQFEQLLDGQSAAVATLDNMVPQSTVLQYHNGL; encoded by the coding sequence ATGGATCCAAAGATTGAATTATTAGCACCAGGCGGAGATATCAATGCGATTAAAGCGGCAATTATTGCCGGAGCCGATGCTGTTTATTGTGGCTTAGACACCTTTAATGCGCGTAACCGTGCCGCTAATATTTCCTTTGAGGAACTTGTTGGGATCATTCGTTTAGCACACCAGTATCAATGTGAGATTTTTCTCACATTGAATATCGTGATTTTAGAAAACGAATTCAAAACACTAGCCAAACTACTCAGCAAGCTTGCCAACACCACATTAGACGGTGTGATAGTGCAAGATATTGGCATGTTCCAGCTAATTAAACAGCACTTTCCGACACTGGATGTGCATGCATCCACTCAGCTCACAACGCATAACCGCGGCCAGCTGCCTTTTCTAAAGAAATTGGGTGCATCAAGGGTTAACCTCTCTAGAGAGCTTAACCTGCGGGAAATCACCGAGCTGACAGCCACTGGCCGAGAACATGACATTACCACCGAGGTGTTTGTTCATGGCTCACTGTGCATCGCTTTCTCAGGCTTATGTTATTCCACTTCCGCCAGCGTCGGTAACTCCGGCAATCGTGGCCGTTGTAGCCAAGCTTGCCGTGAAGAGTATGAAACCACTGAGACGGGTCATAACTTCCCGCTCAACATTAAAGACAATTCAGCTTTCTTTGACCTACCTGCGCTGATTGAAGCCGGCGTACATTCGTTTAAGGTTGAAGGCCGTATTAAAGGCGCCAGCTACGTTCATACTGTCATTGATAGCTTCCGAAAACAGATTGATGGCTACCTCAAAACCGGTGAGTTGCTGGAAGATGGCGAGCGCTTATATAAAGTGTTTAACCGCGATCTCACCAACTCATTCTTAAAGGGTGACTTGAACCAATCGATGTTTATCGACAATCCACGTGATAACTCGAAAAACCATCTCAAAGACAAGCTGACTCAAAACGGTAGCCAGTCTATTTCAGTGGTACAAATTCACGATGCAGAGCAAGCGCTGCAAGTCGAAAAGAGTCAAATTCAAGCCAGTGTAGATGATAAGATTAAGCACCTGACGATTGATAAGTTGCCACTCACTCTGGCATTTTCGGGTCAGCTAGATACCCCACTATCGATTAAGGTGACTAGTCTCGATTTCGTTGTCGGTAAAACCGAGCTTGAGCCACGTTCATTTGTGCTGCATTCACGCAGTTTACTGACTAAAAGCGACGATGCCTGTATTGACCTTGGCGCCATTGAAAAACGCTTTAAGAGTCTCAACAATGCAGAATTCGCACTCAAGCCAATAGTAATTGATGACTTAGCCACAGGGTTAAGTATTCCCTTTAAAGAGCTCACTACCCTTAAAAAACAGCTGCTGTTAACACTCAACCATGGTACGCCGGTATTGCCTGCTGTTGAGCTGCCTAAGCTCACTAAGCACCCAAAACCGCTCAAGCGTGATGGCAGCGAGAGTCTACGGGCTGAGTTATCTATTTTGATCTGTGATGAGGCCGATGTGGCATTAGCAGATAACACTGATGCCGATATCTATTTCAAGCTGCCTGACGCCTATAAGCGTGGCTGCACTCAGTATGTGAGTTTTCTGCAGCAAAACCCGCGCTTGATCCCCTGGTTCCCATCGGTATTAATCGGTAAAGACTATGATGTGGCCTTAAACATTTTAGAGCAGGTGAAACCTGAGCTGATTGTGACCAACAATACCGGTATTGCACATCGTGCCTTTGAACTCGGCATCAAGTGGATTGCAGGACCATTTTTAAACACCACCAACTCTTATGCACTATTGGCGATGCAGGAGCAGTTTGACTGCCACGGCGCCTTTATCTCAAATGAGATAAACCAGCAGCAGATCAAGCATATTGCTAGGCCTAAGAACTTCAAGATGTTTTACAGCATCTATCACCCCATCTTGCTGATGGCCAGCAGACAGTGCTTCTTCCAGCAAAGTGTCGGTTGTGAAAAACCGCGTATCGATAACGGCTGTATGCTGTCTTGCGACAAATCAACTAGCATCACCAATCTTAAAGGTGACGAGTTTGCCATTGATAAGCAAAAAGCAGGCTACCCAAGTATTTATAATCAAGATCAATTCTTAAATACTGAGATCATTGACGATCTCGCCAATCTGTTTGATGGCTTTATGATTGATCTAACCAACATTGGCGCCGGTGATAAGCCCTCACCTGATAAAGCATTGTTAATCAAACAGTTCGAGCAGCTCCTCGATGGCCAATCGGCAGCGGTTGCTACGCTCGACAACATGGTGCCACAATCGACTGTACTGCAATATCACAACGGTTTATAA
- a CDS encoding mechanosensitive ion channel family protein codes for MDNIALAVDFLFEHKLLLTVLIIMTISVIKRFIIARIRGDVAFLSDVQRKWMSRTKNSTFFLIVIILFMLWQTEVSKFALSVTAIAIALVVASKEIILCFTGSIQRASSRSFVIGDWIEVGKIYGEVIEHNLMATVIQEIDLHHGQYHFTGKTATLPNSMFFTYAVKNLNFMKRYVYHSITITVVEFVNLYPLFPALTLQIEQHCEDFIEVAKRYNGVIEKHAGVDLPGSEPHIHINSGPTGEQNVHIMIFCPTERAMHLEQLIREDFMIAYHQHFTPQSELKGGPKEGLSIDSSSLESR; via the coding sequence GTGGATAACATAGCATTAGCAGTCGATTTCCTTTTCGAACACAAATTATTATTAACCGTGTTAATAATAATGACTATCTCAGTCATAAAGCGTTTTATCATTGCACGTATTCGTGGCGATGTTGCTTTTCTTTCTGATGTGCAACGTAAATGGATGTCACGCACTAAAAACAGCACCTTTTTTCTCATTGTCATTATTCTATTCATGCTGTGGCAAACCGAAGTCAGCAAGTTTGCCCTGTCGGTAACGGCGATTGCAATTGCGTTGGTGGTAGCATCAAAGGAGATTATTCTTTGCTTTACTGGCTCCATACAGCGTGCGAGTTCACGTTCATTTGTGATTGGGGATTGGATTGAAGTCGGAAAAATATACGGTGAAGTGATTGAACACAATTTAATGGCCACGGTGATCCAAGAGATCGATCTGCACCATGGTCAATATCATTTCACCGGTAAAACCGCCACGCTGCCTAACAGTATGTTTTTTACCTATGCGGTCAAAAACCTCAACTTTATGAAGCGCTATGTTTACCATAGTATTACGATTACCGTGGTTGAGTTCGTTAATCTCTACCCGCTGTTTCCTGCGTTAACCCTTCAAATAGAACAACACTGTGAAGACTTTATTGAAGTGGCCAAGCGCTATAACGGTGTAATAGAAAAGCATGCTGGTGTCGACTTACCCGGCAGCGAACCGCATATTCATATCAATAGTGGCCCAACTGGCGAGCAAAATGTGCATATCATGATTTTTTGCCCCACTGAGCGCGCCATGCACTTAGAGCAGCTGATAAGAGAAGACTTTATGATTGCCTATCACCAACACTTTACTCCGCAAAGTGAGCTAAAGGGCGGGCCAAAAGAAGGGTTAAGTATTGATAGCTCGTCGCTAGAAAGTCGTTAA
- a CDS encoding DUF1254 domain-containing protein, which yields MSRRNFLAIIVFNIATISPAIATELVVTTSNYPVVETHRQMAITQTNAGGINKFYHKRQVPPVDNQPVIRMNRDTLYSMALIDTVKGATVTLPETVGRYISLMYLDENHRVYDMVYTAGEHEIPSYTDYMYVLVRIGVKSGDEQDLAAIHSIQDQIKLSATSARTFEPIKYDQVSYDKIHHAILESFTQSGLRDTEKMFGTSAYVEPDKYLMGTAIGWGGATWKDNIYQFSKFYEGAECQATTFDDPDNVGGFWSITVYDKAGFMFNDVANINSEIAERNKDGSFTVHFGCNDKINNIPIENASGVWNAAMRHYTPSKKVISGSIKPMDSIYPVQ from the coding sequence ATGAGTAGAAGGAATTTTTTGGCCATTATCGTCTTCAATATCGCAACGATTTCACCGGCTATAGCAACTGAACTCGTTGTAACGACCAGTAATTATCCTGTGGTTGAAACTCATCGGCAGATGGCAATTACTCAAACAAATGCGGGTGGCATAAATAAATTTTATCACAAGCGCCAAGTCCCTCCAGTGGATAATCAACCGGTTATTCGCATGAACCGCGATACACTCTATTCAATGGCACTGATAGATACCGTAAAGGGGGCCACTGTGACATTACCTGAGACGGTTGGTCGCTATATCTCACTTATGTATTTAGATGAAAATCATCGTGTCTATGACATGGTTTATACGGCAGGAGAGCATGAGATACCATCTTATACGGATTACATGTATGTATTGGTTCGCATTGGAGTCAAAAGCGGTGATGAGCAAGATCTTGCGGCTATTCATTCAATACAAGATCAAATTAAGCTCTCTGCGACGAGTGCTAGAACATTCGAGCCGATAAAGTACGATCAAGTGTCTTACGACAAGATTCATCATGCAATATTAGAAAGCTTCACTCAGTCAGGGTTGCGTGATACAGAAAAAATGTTCGGAACGTCCGCTTATGTTGAACCGGATAAATATCTGATGGGGACCGCGATAGGTTGGGGAGGGGCTACCTGGAAAGATAATATTTATCAGTTTTCTAAGTTTTACGAAGGGGCTGAGTGCCAAGCAACAACTTTTGACGATCCTGATAATGTTGGTGGCTTCTGGTCGATTACTGTTTACGACAAAGCTGGCTTTATGTTTAACGACGTTGCAAACATCAATTCAGAAATCGCTGAACGCAACAAGGATGGTAGCTTTACGGTCCACTTTGGCTGTAATGACAAAATAAACAATATTCCAATTGAGAATGCGTCTGGAGTGTGGAATGCGGCTATGCGACATTACACGCCCTCTAAAAAAGTCATCAGTGGTAGCATAAAACCCATGGATTCAATTTATCCCGTTCAATAG